From Actinopolyspora lacussalsi, a single genomic window includes:
- a CDS encoding Na+(H+)/acetate symporter ActP (product_source=COG4147; cog=COG4147; pfam=PF00474; transmembrane_helix_parts=Outside_1_3,TMhelix_4_26,Inside_27_38,TMhelix_39_61,Outside_62_70,TMhelix_71_93,Inside_94_113,TMhelix_114_132,Outside_133_146,TMhelix_147_169,Inside_170_180,TMhelix_181_200,Outside_201_296,TMhelix_297_319,Inside_320_331,TMhelix_332_354,Outside_355_388,TMhelix_389_411,Inside_412_423,TMhelix_424_446,Outside_447_451,TMhelix_452_474,Inside_475_480,TMhelix_481_503,Outside_504_512,TMhelix_513_535,Inside_536_562), producing MTVAVLAVAPVVLLTLFVGVRGVAAMRTTSDFLVASRQVSPLLNSAAVSGEYLSAASFLGIAGMMVKDGPGALWYPVGFTAGYVAMLVLVAAPMRRSGALTVPDFAEARLSSTALRKLTAVVVLLIAVLYLVPQFRTAGLVLSAVSATPYWVGVVVAGVVISVTLALGGMRAATYVQAVQFCLKLLLFAVPAVWLTVHAGADVRQQALRPVEFEHFEERTRVEFRIGVTFRITEPTRIHRPDGSDRVLQPGTHRVRAGRTLVFPAGEPVPHVGSGGRPGGERWRLPLLDVADAGHPLFGTWAVLIATMFGTMGLPHVVVRFHTTPDGAAARRTAALTVGLLSVFYLFPGVYGALGRVLLPRLYLSGGTDTVVVALPARVDGGWVGTLFTVLLTGGAFAAFLATSLGLLLVLAGAVSHDLAPGGLGRLRGTALLAAAVVILLALFAAPLETNILVTWAFTLAAATFCPLLVLGIWWWRLTAAGAVSGVLVGLLGSSAGIVVTLFGPELRGWWAILLAQPAPWAVPLAFGTMVLVSLRSGASSRSRSAMLRLHLDQRTTSESGR from the coding sequence ATGACGGTGGCGGTGCTGGCGGTCGCGCCGGTGGTGCTGCTCACTCTGTTCGTCGGGGTGCGCGGCGTCGCCGCGATGCGGACCACCTCGGACTTCCTGGTCGCGTCCAGACAGGTCTCGCCGCTGTTGAATTCGGCTGCCGTCTCCGGTGAGTACCTCTCGGCCGCGTCGTTTCTGGGGATCGCGGGCATGATGGTCAAGGACGGGCCCGGCGCGCTCTGGTACCCCGTCGGATTCACAGCCGGTTATGTGGCGATGCTGGTGCTGGTCGCCGCTCCCATGCGGCGCTCGGGAGCGTTGACAGTCCCCGATTTCGCCGAGGCTCGGTTGTCCTCCACAGCGCTGCGCAAGCTGACCGCCGTGGTGGTGCTGCTGATCGCGGTGCTGTACCTGGTGCCGCAGTTCCGCACGGCGGGACTGGTGCTCAGCGCGGTCAGCGCCACGCCGTACTGGGTCGGGGTGGTCGTCGCCGGGGTCGTCATCAGCGTCACCCTGGCGCTCGGCGGTATGCGGGCGGCCACCTACGTGCAGGCGGTGCAGTTCTGCCTGAAGCTGTTGCTGTTCGCCGTGCCTGCCGTGTGGTTGACGGTCCACGCCGGAGCCGACGTGCGGCAACAGGCGTTGCGGCCCGTGGAGTTCGAACACTTCGAGGAACGGACCCGTGTGGAGTTCCGCATCGGGGTCACGTTCCGGATCACCGAGCCGACGCGGATCCATCGTCCGGACGGTAGCGACCGTGTGCTGCAACCGGGCACGCACCGGGTGCGGGCGGGGCGGACTCTCGTCTTCCCTGCGGGAGAGCCCGTGCCGCACGTCGGTTCCGGTGGTCGTCCGGGAGGGGAGCGATGGCGACTTCCGCTGCTGGACGTCGCCGATGCCGGACATCCGCTGTTCGGAACCTGGGCGGTACTGATCGCCACCATGTTCGGCACCATGGGGCTCCCGCACGTGGTGGTTCGGTTCCACACCACCCCCGACGGGGCGGCCGCGCGTCGTACCGCTGCTCTGACGGTGGGACTGCTGAGCGTGTTCTACCTGTTTCCCGGTGTTTACGGGGCTCTGGGCAGGGTGCTGCTGCCGCGACTCTACCTGTCCGGAGGAACGGACACGGTGGTGGTGGCGCTGCCCGCGCGCGTGGACGGCGGTTGGGTGGGCACGCTGTTCACCGTGCTGTTGACCGGTGGTGCGTTCGCGGCGTTCCTGGCCACCTCGTTGGGACTGTTACTGGTACTCGCGGGAGCCGTCTCGCACGACCTCGCGCCCGGAGGTCTGGGGCGACTGCGCGGTACCGCTCTGCTCGCGGCCGCGGTGGTCATCCTGCTGGCGCTGTTCGCGGCTCCGCTGGAAACCAACATTCTGGTCACCTGGGCGTTCACACTCGCGGCGGCGACCTTCTGCCCGCTGCTGGTGTTGGGGATCTGGTGGTGGCGGCTCACGGCGGCGGGCGCTGTCAGCGGCGTACTTGTCGGACTGCTCGGTTCCTCGGCCGGAATCGTGGTGACGCTGTTCGGTCCGGAGCTGCGTGGCTGGTGGGCGATTCTGCTGGCTCAACCGGCGCCGTGGGCGGTACCGCTGGCCTTCGGCACGATGGTGCTGGTCTCACTGCGAAGCGGTGCCTCCTCGCGGTCCAGGTCGGCCATGCTGCGGCTGCATCTGGACCAACGGACGACGTCGGAATCCGGGCGGTGA
- a CDS encoding hypothetical protein (product_source=Hypo-rule applied; superfamily=48256; transmembrane_helix_parts=Inside_1_39,TMhelix_40_62,Outside_63_71,TMhelix_72_94,Inside_95_107): MSPQTRMARVRRVSRTNWSEPPLGPAELERATRLYRAQRFHGAITLSGLVLLVFGLPLVQAYLPMVTSARVAGIPVSWLLPVLVPFPAMVLLAWRQLRRAERLERHR, encoded by the coding sequence ATGAGTCCCCAGACCCGGATGGCTCGTGTCCGACGGGTCTCACGGACCAACTGGAGCGAGCCACCGCTGGGGCCCGCCGAACTCGAACGGGCCACCCGGCTCTACCGTGCCCAGCGGTTTCACGGGGCGATCACATTGTCCGGACTGGTCCTGCTCGTGTTCGGTCTCCCCCTGGTACAGGCCTACCTGCCTATGGTCACCTCGGCGCGGGTGGCGGGGATTCCGGTCTCCTGGTTGCTCCCGGTGCTCGTCCCGTTCCCGGCGATGGTGCTGCTGGCGTGGCGGCAGCTGCGGCGCGCTGAGCGGCTGGAGCGGCACCGATGA
- a CDS encoding DNA-binding LytR/AlgR family response regulator (product_source=COG3279; cath_funfam=3.40.50.2300; cog=COG3279; pfam=PF00072,PF04397; smart=SM00448,SM00850; superfamily=52172) — protein sequence MTRGLRVLAVDDVRPALDELREMLRGAPEVAEVTGADEALAALKLIQSDRFDVVFLDISMPGLDGIELASLLTRLSSPPVIVFVTAYDGHAVTAYDIGAVDYLLKPVRAERLAAALAKVSRVVASPGDAADSEQPVPVTDAMPALPVETAGRTKYVRRGDVRFVSADGDYVRLHTPWGEHVVRMPISRLAEYWCSAGFQRVHRSFLVALQAVLELRSDSAGGLVAHTELGDVPVSRRHARELREKLLHQAQRVELDSASRGSR from the coding sequence ATGACCAGAGGACTTCGAGTGCTGGCTGTCGACGACGTTCGCCCCGCCTTGGACGAGCTCCGCGAGATGCTGCGGGGTGCTCCCGAGGTCGCCGAGGTGACGGGAGCCGACGAGGCGTTGGCGGCGCTGAAACTGATACAGAGCGACCGGTTCGACGTGGTGTTCCTGGACATATCGATGCCCGGCCTCGACGGCATCGAACTCGCATCGCTGCTGACCAGGCTGAGTTCTCCGCCGGTGATCGTGTTCGTCACGGCCTACGACGGGCACGCCGTGACGGCATACGACATCGGTGCCGTCGACTACCTGCTCAAACCGGTACGTGCCGAACGGCTGGCCGCGGCACTGGCCAAGGTGAGCAGGGTGGTGGCCTCCCCCGGTGATGCGGCCGACTCGGAGCAGCCCGTTCCGGTGACCGACGCGATGCCCGCGCTGCCGGTGGAAACCGCCGGTCGTACCAAGTACGTGCGCCGTGGCGACGTGCGTTTCGTGTCCGCCGACGGTGACTACGTCCGACTGCACACCCCTTGGGGGGAGCACGTGGTGCGGATGCCCATCTCACGGCTGGCTGAGTACTGGTGCTCGGCCGGTTTCCAACGAGTGCACCGCAGCTTTCTGGTCGCGTTGCAGGCGGTGCTGGAGCTGCGCAGCGACTCGGCGGGTGGTCTCGTGGCGCACACCGAGCTCGGTGACGTCCCGGTCAGCAGAAGGCACGCGCGCGAACTGCGCGAGAAGTTGCTGCACCAGGCCCAACGGGTCGAGCTGGACAGCGCGTCCCGGGGAAGCCGATGA
- a CDS encoding two-component system LytT family sensor kinase (product_source=KO:K02478; cath_funfam=3.30.565.10; cog=COG3275; ko=KO:K02478; pfam=PF02518,PF06580; smart=SM00387; superfamily=55874) has product MATAYRITKNLKEGLNGTGVKAAARDLRRLLRARAVVLTGLSGDWVRAGTPNDPRGAAKLIDKVLHTETRHGRPPLTAVPLHSSAELVGVLLVSGRVSVSAVSRAGDWIEDSLERGRLESTAERAARSELRALRSEISPHFVYNALTVIGSLIRSEPDRSRELVLDFADFIRYGLARNREYATVSDEFHAIETYLALQRAVLGSRLRVQIRVAPDVLAVSVPYLVLQPLVENAVRHGIQPAFVGGADGAGLVQVSGEAAGSDLVISVEDDGVGMDPADAEEILAGRGSENSVGLANVDRRLRSIYGAWYGLVVETARGAGTKVIFRVPMFQPGVVPR; this is encoded by the coding sequence GTGGCCACGGCGTACCGCATCACGAAGAACCTCAAGGAAGGTCTGAACGGGACCGGGGTCAAAGCGGCCGCACGGGATCTTCGACGACTGCTTCGTGCGCGGGCGGTGGTGCTGACCGGGCTGTCCGGTGACTGGGTGCGGGCGGGAACTCCGAACGATCCGCGAGGCGCGGCCAAGTTGATCGACAAAGTGCTGCACACCGAGACGCGGCACGGTCGACCGCCGCTGACCGCCGTTCCGCTCCACTCGAGTGCTGAGCTCGTGGGGGTTCTGCTGGTCAGCGGCCGTGTGTCGGTGTCCGCGGTGAGCCGGGCCGGAGACTGGATCGAGGACTCGTTGGAACGCGGCAGGCTGGAAAGCACCGCCGAGCGGGCAGCGCGTTCCGAGCTGCGTGCGTTGCGTTCCGAGATATCCCCGCACTTCGTCTACAACGCGTTGACCGTGATCGGATCTCTCATCCGCTCCGAGCCGGATCGCAGCCGTGAGCTCGTGCTCGATTTCGCCGATTTCATCCGCTACGGGCTCGCGCGAAACCGTGAGTACGCCACCGTTTCCGACGAGTTCCACGCCATCGAGACCTACCTCGCGCTGCAGCGCGCGGTGCTCGGCAGTCGACTGCGGGTACAGATTCGTGTGGCGCCCGACGTGCTGGCCGTGTCCGTGCCCTACCTGGTACTACAGCCCTTGGTGGAGAACGCGGTGCGGCACGGGATCCAACCGGCTTTCGTCGGGGGTGCCGACGGGGCCGGCCTCGTGCAGGTCTCCGGTGAGGCGGCCGGAAGCGATCTGGTGATCAGTGTGGAGGACGACGGAGTGGGCATGGATCCGGCCGACGCGGAGGAGATACTGGCCGGTCGTGGTTCCGAGAACAGTGTCGGCCTGGCCAACGTGGATCGCAGGTTGCGATCCATCTACGGTGCCTGGTACGGCCTGGTCGTCGAGACCGCGCGAGGGGCGGGGACAAAGGTGATTTTCCGGGTACCCATGTTTCAACCCGGAGTGGTGCCGCGATGA